A DNA window from Tachysurus fulvidraco isolate hzauxx_2018 chromosome 4, HZAU_PFXX_2.0, whole genome shotgun sequence contains the following coding sequences:
- the LOC113655369 gene encoding 4-galactosyl-N-acetylglucosaminide 3-alpha-L-fucosyltransferase 9-like isoform X1, with amino-acid sequence MIVICCTQSLTDSSRMLKSWRLPDVRKLLNFIELPSTKWSGMMISTSKIQQICLVVTCWLAGLFSCLVFFQYSSPSCAPEPIPYHRSYNNVNTLNPVTTPGQQEEKPILLLWIWPENYRWDFRDCKAIYNIDGCHLTDDRKLYDQADAVLIFHKAIKWDLSNLPPSPRPPFQKWIWLHVESPTNTPRIPGLEKLFNLTLSYRRDADISVRYKLTVSKKPNKDFVIPKKDKLLCWFVSNMATSTGVGTRMNYYNELKKHITVTVFGRMAGTRLKDEDYYSTMASCKFYLAFENSVHKDYITEKVNGPLTAGTVPVVLGPPRENYEQFTPSNAFIHINDFPDAESLAKYLLQLDKDDEAYKRYFDWRKHVSATPHLTIWNQEFIIYICHACEYIGRHKEYRAAQDIYKWWFS; translated from the exons ATGATTGTTATCTGTTGTACTCAATCATTAACAGACAGTTCTAGAATGCTGAAGAGTTGGAGATTGCCAGATGTCAGAAAGCTCCTGAACTTCATAGAGCTACCTTCGACTAAG TGGTCTGGGATGATGATATCTACATCAAAAATACAACAGATTTGCCTGGTAGTCACTTGTTGGCTTGCGGGACTCTTCTCTTGCTTGGTGTTTTTTCAGTATTCCTCACCCTCATGTGCACCGGAACCCATTCCTTATCATCGATCTTACAATAATGTAAACACCCTTAATCCCGTTACCACTCCAGGTCAACAGGAGGAAAAACCCATCCTGCTGCTGTGGATTTGGCCTGAGAACTACAGGTGGGACTTCAGAGACTGTAAAGCCATATACAACATTGACGGCTGCCATTTGACCGATGACAGAAAACTTTACGACCAAGCAGACGCAGTCCTCATTTTCCACAAAGCTATCAAATGGGACCTGTCCAACCTTCCGCCGTCTCCTCGGCCTCCGTTTCAAAAATGGATCTGGCTTCATGTCGAATCGCCGACCAACACGCCAAGGATCCCTGGTTTGGAGAAGCTTTTCAACCTCACGCTGAGCTACAGACGGGATGCCGACATTTCCGTGAGGTATAAACTCACGGTCAGCAAGAAGCCAAACAAAGACTTTGTGATCCCAAAGAAGGACAAGCTCCTGTGTTGGTTTGTGTCCAACATGGCCACCAGTACTGGAGTAGGGACCAGGATGAATTACTACAACGAGTTAAAGAAGCACATCACTGTGACTGTTTTTGGACGAATGGCTGGCACACGCTTGAAAGATGAAGACTACTACTCCACGATGGCTAGCTGTAAGTTCTACCTCGCTTTTGAGAACTCTGTCCATAAGGACTACATCACGGAGAAAGTAAACGGTCCTCTTACAGCTGGGACAGTTCCAGTCGTCTTGGGGCCACCGAGAGAAAATTATGAACAGTTTACTCCGAGTAATGCCTTCATTCACATCAATGACTTCCCTGATGCTGAATCACTGGCTAAATATCTGCTTCAGCTGGATAAAGACGATGAAGCGTACAAGCGCTATTTTGACTGGAGAAAACACGTATCAGCGACACCGCATCTAACCATTTGGAATCAAGAGTTCATCATATACATCTGTCATGCCTGTGAATATATTGGAAGGCACAAAGAGTATAGAGCTGCACAAGACATCTACAAGTGGTGGTTTTCATAA
- the LOC113655369 gene encoding 4-galactosyl-N-acetylglucosaminide 3-alpha-L-fucosyltransferase 9-like isoform X2, which translates to MLKSWRLPDVRKLLNFIELPSTKWSGMMISTSKIQQICLVVTCWLAGLFSCLVFFQYSSPSCAPEPIPYHRSYNNVNTLNPVTTPGQQEEKPILLLWIWPENYRWDFRDCKAIYNIDGCHLTDDRKLYDQADAVLIFHKAIKWDLSNLPPSPRPPFQKWIWLHVESPTNTPRIPGLEKLFNLTLSYRRDADISVRYKLTVSKKPNKDFVIPKKDKLLCWFVSNMATSTGVGTRMNYYNELKKHITVTVFGRMAGTRLKDEDYYSTMASCKFYLAFENSVHKDYITEKVNGPLTAGTVPVVLGPPRENYEQFTPSNAFIHINDFPDAESLAKYLLQLDKDDEAYKRYFDWRKHVSATPHLTIWNQEFIIYICHACEYIGRHKEYRAAQDIYKWWFS; encoded by the exons ATGCTGAAGAGTTGGAGATTGCCAGATGTCAGAAAGCTCCTGAACTTCATAGAGCTACCTTCGACTAAG TGGTCTGGGATGATGATATCTACATCAAAAATACAACAGATTTGCCTGGTAGTCACTTGTTGGCTTGCGGGACTCTTCTCTTGCTTGGTGTTTTTTCAGTATTCCTCACCCTCATGTGCACCGGAACCCATTCCTTATCATCGATCTTACAATAATGTAAACACCCTTAATCCCGTTACCACTCCAGGTCAACAGGAGGAAAAACCCATCCTGCTGCTGTGGATTTGGCCTGAGAACTACAGGTGGGACTTCAGAGACTGTAAAGCCATATACAACATTGACGGCTGCCATTTGACCGATGACAGAAAACTTTACGACCAAGCAGACGCAGTCCTCATTTTCCACAAAGCTATCAAATGGGACCTGTCCAACCTTCCGCCGTCTCCTCGGCCTCCGTTTCAAAAATGGATCTGGCTTCATGTCGAATCGCCGACCAACACGCCAAGGATCCCTGGTTTGGAGAAGCTTTTCAACCTCACGCTGAGCTACAGACGGGATGCCGACATTTCCGTGAGGTATAAACTCACGGTCAGCAAGAAGCCAAACAAAGACTTTGTGATCCCAAAGAAGGACAAGCTCCTGTGTTGGTTTGTGTCCAACATGGCCACCAGTACTGGAGTAGGGACCAGGATGAATTACTACAACGAGTTAAAGAAGCACATCACTGTGACTGTTTTTGGACGAATGGCTGGCACACGCTTGAAAGATGAAGACTACTACTCCACGATGGCTAGCTGTAAGTTCTACCTCGCTTTTGAGAACTCTGTCCATAAGGACTACATCACGGAGAAAGTAAACGGTCCTCTTACAGCTGGGACAGTTCCAGTCGTCTTGGGGCCACCGAGAGAAAATTATGAACAGTTTACTCCGAGTAATGCCTTCATTCACATCAATGACTTCCCTGATGCTGAATCACTGGCTAAATATCTGCTTCAGCTGGATAAAGACGATGAAGCGTACAAGCGCTATTTTGACTGGAGAAAACACGTATCAGCGACACCGCATCTAACCATTTGGAATCAAGAGTTCATCATATACATCTGTCATGCCTGTGAATATATTGGAAGGCACAAAGAGTATAGAGCTGCACAAGACATCTACAAGTGGTGGTTTTCATAA